The following proteins are encoded in a genomic region of Sorangiineae bacterium MSr12523:
- a CDS encoding ABC transporter ATP-binding protein encodes MTALLEVKDLGSRYGQTDAVRGISFDVRAGEIVALLGSNGAGKSTTLRTITGLHRPVSGTVRFDGADITRTKAHDIVARGLGHVPEGRRIFANLTVAENLLLGGYLDRRHRATVEERREAMYKLFPRLGERREQLAGLMSGGEQQMLAIARALMNQPKLLALDEPTMGLAPIVAKQMMSVVRDIRDRGTTVLLVEQSARLALRLADRAYVLVAGEITLHGSAADLSKDPRVHAAYLGGDPRKSL; translated from the coding sequence ATGACCGCGCTCCTCGAAGTCAAGGATCTGGGCAGCCGTTACGGCCAAACGGACGCCGTGCGCGGCATCTCGTTCGATGTTCGCGCAGGCGAAATCGTCGCGCTTCTCGGCAGCAATGGCGCCGGAAAAAGCACCACCTTGCGCACCATCACGGGCCTGCACCGCCCCGTCTCCGGCACCGTGCGGTTCGATGGCGCGGACATCACGCGCACCAAGGCGCACGACATCGTGGCCCGCGGCTTGGGCCACGTGCCCGAGGGCCGGCGCATCTTCGCGAACCTCACCGTCGCGGAAAATCTGCTGCTCGGTGGGTACCTCGATCGCCGCCATCGTGCCACCGTCGAAGAGCGGCGCGAGGCCATGTACAAACTTTTCCCGCGCCTCGGCGAGCGCCGCGAGCAACTCGCCGGCCTCATGTCCGGCGGCGAGCAACAGATGCTCGCCATTGCCCGCGCGCTCATGAACCAGCCGAAACTGCTCGCCCTGGACGAACCGACGATGGGGCTCGCCCCCATCGTGGCCAAGCAAATGATGAGCGTCGTGCGCGATATCCGCGACCGCGGCACCACGGTGTTGCTCGTCGAACAGAGCGCACGCCTCGCCCTGCGCCTCGCCGATCGCGCCTACGTCCTCGTGGCCGGCGAGATTACCCTGCATGGGTCCGCTGCGGATTTGTCCAAGGATCCGCGGGTCCACGCCGCCTACCTTGGCGGAGATCCACGGAAGTCGCTCTAG
- a CDS encoding ATP-binding cassette domain-containing protein, whose translation MNDLRRQALIWAALLVAAGISVQFLSDYAVTVFATILIYGILGLGINVVVGYAGLLDLGFAAFYAIGAYTSALLMLKCGWGFWGTLPVSVAVAAGAGAIIGYPTLRLRSDYLAIVTLGFGEITRITVTNLDITGGPNGLTGVPLISVFSHELRGPEEFFYLVLAFFAAVLALSLLLGRSRLAYAWRAIRQDENAAEAVGVRTVRAKMLAYVIAAGIGSIAGPLSAAQLGTVDPSNFTFLTSLFILLIVVIGGMGSLPGAMLGAVLVVALPEVLRSVQDYRNLVFALLLVGVVLVRPRGLWPARFRHMDPERGKDTTSPVRTSGTDPLLDVRGITRQFGGVTAVDNFDLTLKAGEIVSLIGPNGAGKTTTFNCITGIVPPTRGQVTLHGKALTGLPPHRVVEEGMARTFQGIRLFDEMTVAENVLLGGFARHPALVGHFGEGALLGPRPAELAVVRWCLDFVGLRALADRTAGTLSYGERRRVEIARALASGPFVVLLDEPAAGASPGEKQALMDLITRIRTLGVAVVLIEHDMALVMSASDRVTVLEYGRTIAHGLPADVQRDPRVVEAYLGADDDEVPA comes from the coding sequence ATGAACGATCTGCGACGGCAGGCTCTCATCTGGGCAGCCCTCTTGGTGGCGGCGGGTATTTCCGTCCAATTCTTATCGGATTACGCCGTCACCGTTTTTGCCACCATTCTCATTTACGGCATTCTCGGATTGGGCATCAACGTCGTGGTCGGATATGCCGGCCTGCTCGATTTGGGCTTTGCCGCCTTTTATGCCATTGGCGCGTACACGTCCGCGCTGCTCATGTTGAAGTGCGGCTGGGGCTTCTGGGGCACGTTGCCCGTCTCCGTGGCGGTGGCCGCGGGTGCGGGCGCCATCATCGGATACCCCACGTTGCGTTTGCGCAGCGATTACCTGGCCATCGTCACCTTGGGCTTCGGCGAAATCACGCGCATCACCGTCACCAATTTGGATATCACCGGCGGCCCCAATGGCCTCACCGGCGTGCCCCTCATCAGCGTCTTTTCGCACGAACTGCGCGGGCCCGAGGAGTTCTTCTACCTGGTGCTCGCCTTCTTCGCCGCGGTGCTTGCATTGAGCCTTCTGCTCGGGCGCTCGCGGCTCGCCTATGCGTGGCGCGCCATCCGCCAAGACGAGAACGCGGCCGAGGCCGTGGGCGTGCGCACCGTCCGGGCGAAGATGCTCGCCTACGTCATTGCCGCGGGCATCGGCTCCATCGCGGGTCCGCTTTCGGCGGCGCAGCTGGGGACCGTCGACCCCTCGAACTTCACCTTTCTCACGTCGCTCTTCATCCTGCTCATCGTCGTGATTGGCGGCATGGGCAGCTTGCCCGGTGCCATGTTGGGTGCGGTGCTCGTCGTGGCGCTGCCCGAGGTGCTTCGCTCGGTGCAGGACTACCGCAACCTCGTCTTCGCCTTGCTCCTGGTGGGCGTCGTGCTGGTGCGCCCGCGTGGCTTGTGGCCCGCGCGCTTCCGGCACATGGATCCGGAACGCGGCAAGGACACCACGTCGCCGGTGCGCACTTCCGGCACCGATCCGCTGCTCGACGTGCGCGGCATCACGCGGCAGTTTGGCGGCGTCACCGCGGTGGACAACTTCGATCTCACCTTGAAAGCGGGCGAAATCGTCAGTCTGATCGGCCCCAACGGCGCCGGCAAAACGACGACGTTCAACTGCATCACCGGCATAGTCCCGCCCACCCGGGGCCAGGTCACCCTCCACGGGAAAGCCCTCACCGGCCTGCCTCCGCATCGCGTTGTCGAAGAGGGCATGGCCCGCACGTTCCAAGGCATTCGCCTCTTCGACGAGATGACCGTCGCGGAAAACGTGCTGCTCGGTGGCTTCGCACGGCATCCGGCCCTCGTGGGTCACTTCGGCGAGGGCGCCCTGCTCGGGCCCCGCCCCGCGGAGCTCGCCGTGGTGCGCTGGTGCCTCGACTTCGTCGGCCTGCGTGCCCTCGCGGACCGCACCGCGGGCACCTTGTCGTACGGCGAGCGCCGGCGCGTCGAAATTGCGCGTGCCCTGGCGAGTGGGCCCTTCGTCGTCCTCCTCGACGAGCCCGCTGCTGGGGCGAGCCCCGGTGAAAAGCAAGCGCTCATGGACCTCATCACGCGCATCCGCACCTTGGGTGTGGCCGTCGTCCTCATCGAGCACGACATGGCCCTGGTCATGTCCGCCTCCGATCGGGTCACCGTCTTGGAGTACGGTCGCACCATCGCCCACGGCTTGCCCGCCGACGTGCAGCGCGATCCCCGTGTCGTCGAGGCCTACCTCGGTGCGGACGACGACGAGGTGCCCGCATGA
- a CDS encoding branched-chain amino acid ABC transporter substrate-binding protein: MASWSRRMLVAHCVVALSGLAVSISACKKSGGDEGGPIKIGVPVPLSGDSASAGQDILAGAKVAAAEINEAGGIKGRKIEIVEADDACTPQQSAQAAQKLVNSGVVAAAGGYCSGAAVPAAPIFGRANVPFVLDASTNPVLTDDGQGKVFRTCGRDDRQGEFAAKFIVDTLHAKRVAILHDNTTYAKGLAEAAAASIKKNGQAEVAYLDALTSGQSDYTPVLTKIAGLKPDVLYFTGYFAEAGLLLKQRKQLGLTFQMVGGDATTDASALRTAGDTAEGFIATTAPLPTTLPSAADFVRRYKAMNNGGEPGPFSAYEYDAIKVLAKAIDKGGTTDLIKTLHGLEEQQGITGSIAFDDKGDRKTLNFIAVTVQGGKYTAYKP; encoded by the coding sequence ATGGCTTCATGGTCACGTCGAATGCTCGTTGCGCACTGTGTTGTCGCCCTGTCAGGTTTGGCCGTATCGATTTCCGCCTGTAAAAAGAGCGGCGGCGACGAGGGAGGACCCATCAAGATTGGCGTACCGGTGCCACTTTCCGGCGATAGTGCATCCGCCGGGCAGGACATCCTCGCCGGCGCCAAGGTCGCCGCCGCCGAGATCAACGAGGCGGGCGGCATCAAAGGACGCAAAATCGAAATCGTGGAGGCGGATGACGCATGCACTCCGCAGCAATCCGCGCAGGCCGCCCAGAAATTGGTCAACTCCGGTGTTGTCGCGGCCGCTGGAGGCTACTGCTCCGGCGCGGCCGTTCCCGCGGCCCCCATCTTCGGCCGCGCCAATGTCCCGTTCGTGCTCGACGCATCGACCAACCCCGTGCTGACTGACGACGGCCAGGGCAAAGTGTTCCGCACCTGCGGCCGCGACGATCGCCAGGGCGAGTTCGCCGCCAAGTTCATCGTCGACACGCTCCACGCCAAGCGCGTGGCCATCCTGCATGACAACACCACGTACGCGAAGGGCCTCGCCGAGGCGGCCGCGGCCTCCATCAAGAAGAATGGGCAAGCCGAAGTTGCCTACTTGGATGCCCTCACCTCCGGCCAATCCGACTACACGCCGGTGCTCACCAAGATTGCTGGCTTGAAGCCGGACGTCCTCTACTTCACCGGGTACTTCGCCGAGGCGGGGTTGTTGCTAAAGCAGCGAAAGCAACTCGGGCTGACCTTCCAGATGGTGGGCGGCGATGCGACCACCGACGCAAGCGCACTGCGCACGGCGGGCGATACCGCGGAAGGCTTCATCGCCACCACCGCGCCGCTCCCCACCACGCTTCCGTCGGCGGCCGACTTCGTGCGACGCTACAAGGCCATGAACAACGGCGGCGAGCCGGGGCCGTTCTCGGCCTACGAGTACGATGCCATCAAGGTGCTGGCCAAGGCCATCGACAAGGGCGGCACCACGGATCTCATCAAGACGCTGCACGGCCTCGAGGAGCAACAGGGGATTACGGGCTCCATCGCCTTCGACGACAAGGGCGACCGCAAGACCTTGAACTTCATCGCCGTCACGGTGCAGGGCGGCAAGTACACGGCGTACAAACCGTGA
- a CDS encoding low affinity iron permease family protein, whose amino-acid sequence MKDLFHKFAHTISEAVGRPATFCVALAIVIAWAVSGPLFHFSDTWQLVINTGTTIVTFLMVFLIQNTQNRDAHAIHLKLDELIRANRHARTSLVALESMSDDELQRLQEEFDGLRERVHGVRKHRAKRRA is encoded by the coding sequence ATGAAAGATCTCTTTCACAAATTTGCGCATACCATTTCCGAAGCGGTGGGGCGGCCCGCCACCTTTTGCGTCGCGCTCGCCATCGTCATCGCGTGGGCCGTGAGCGGACCGCTATTCCATTTTTCGGACACGTGGCAGCTCGTGATCAACACGGGCACCACCATCGTCACATTTCTAATGGTATTTTTGATTCAGAATACGCAAAACCGAGATGCTCATGCCATTCACTTGAAGCTCGACGAGCTCATTCGCGCAAACCGTCACGCCCGCACCAGCCTCGTCGCACTCGAATCGATGAGCGACGATGAGCTCCAACGACTCCAAGAAGAATTCGACGGCCTACGCGAACGCGTGCACGGCGTTCGCAAACACCGCGCGAAACGGCGAGCCTAA
- a CDS encoding MmcQ/YjbR family DNA-binding protein translates to MKKSPVERLRAICLALPEATEKEAWGDPTWRVRDRIFVMQKGNYEGGRPSAWFKAADGAQGMLVEMKPDTFFVPPYVGHKGWVGVYLDAKKIDWKELEALVEEAYRLIAPKRLVAKLG, encoded by the coding sequence ATGAAGAAGTCACCCGTGGAACGGCTCCGGGCCATCTGTTTGGCGCTGCCGGAGGCCACCGAAAAGGAAGCGTGGGGCGATCCCACGTGGCGCGTGCGTGATCGCATTTTCGTGATGCAAAAAGGCAATTACGAGGGTGGCCGTCCTTCGGCGTGGTTCAAAGCTGCGGACGGCGCCCAGGGCATGCTGGTCGAGATGAAACCGGACACCTTTTTCGTCCCACCCTACGTGGGCCACAAAGGGTGGGTCGGAGTTTACCTCGACGCCAAAAAGATCGATTGGAAAGAGCTCGAAGCGCTCGTCGAAGAAGCCTATCGCCTCATTGCCCCCAAGCGGCTCGTGGCGAAGCTCGGATAA
- a CDS encoding glycoside hydrolase family 125 protein: MTTTTTQDRRSFLKLGGFAAVASAAGCAENASSESTSISLAAVAARYDPKPVEPGPDGSYPSQRPPVGERRFVSQAVEDVIAKVKPRIRNRKLAWMFENCFPNTLDTTVFYSENGGTPDTFVITGDIEAMWQRDSSAQVWPYLPFVTEDEPLRKLISGVIRRHTKNILLDPYANAFNNGPTGGPWQSDLTDMKLELWERKYEIDSLCYPVRLAHEYWKITGDTSPFDSAWQKAATAIVSTLRAQQRKTSKGPYHFQRNTPTATDTAPGRGYGNPIKPVGLICSIFRPSDDATIYPFLIPANLFAVVALKQVSEIANEVLHDTALASSAWDLALEVERAVRRHAIALHERFGPMYAYEVDGFGNRLFMDDSNVPSLLALPYLGAVDARDGLYRATRQFALSTHNPYFFQGAAGEGIGGPHVGLDYIWPMAIIMRGLTSDDEGEIKTALDTLVRTDASTGVMHEAFHKDNANDFTRSWFAWGNTLFGEFVLKIAKERPHLL, from the coding sequence ATGACCACGACCACAACCCAGGATAGACGTTCGTTTCTGAAGTTGGGCGGATTTGCCGCCGTGGCAAGTGCAGCAGGCTGCGCGGAGAACGCGTCGTCCGAAAGTACCTCCATCTCACTGGCCGCTGTTGCGGCAAGGTATGATCCGAAACCCGTGGAGCCGGGCCCCGACGGCAGCTACCCCTCGCAACGGCCGCCGGTTGGCGAGAGGCGCTTCGTCAGCCAGGCCGTCGAAGACGTCATCGCCAAGGTCAAACCTCGGATTCGCAATCGGAAGCTCGCATGGATGTTCGAGAATTGTTTCCCGAACACGCTCGACACCACGGTCTTCTATTCCGAGAACGGCGGCACGCCGGACACCTTCGTGATCACGGGCGACATCGAGGCGATGTGGCAGCGGGATTCGTCGGCGCAAGTATGGCCGTACTTACCCTTCGTGACCGAGGATGAACCTCTGCGAAAGTTGATATCCGGGGTCATCCGCCGGCACACGAAGAACATCCTGCTCGATCCGTACGCCAATGCCTTCAACAACGGCCCCACGGGCGGTCCGTGGCAGAGCGATCTCACGGACATGAAGCTGGAACTCTGGGAGCGGAAGTACGAAATCGATTCGCTCTGTTATCCGGTGCGCTTGGCGCACGAATATTGGAAGATCACGGGCGACACGAGCCCGTTCGATTCGGCCTGGCAAAAGGCCGCCACGGCCATCGTGTCGACGCTGCGCGCGCAGCAGCGCAAGACCAGCAAGGGGCCGTACCATTTTCAGCGCAACACACCCACGGCAACCGATACGGCGCCGGGCCGCGGGTATGGGAACCCGATCAAGCCGGTGGGGCTCATTTGCTCGATTTTTCGGCCGAGCGACGATGCCACGATTTATCCGTTCCTGATTCCGGCCAATCTGTTTGCCGTGGTGGCGTTGAAGCAGGTGTCGGAGATCGCGAACGAGGTGCTGCACGATACGGCACTGGCGTCGTCGGCGTGGGACTTGGCCCTGGAGGTGGAGCGGGCCGTTCGGCGGCATGCCATTGCATTGCACGAGCGCTTCGGCCCCATGTACGCGTACGAGGTGGATGGCTTTGGCAATCGCCTATTCATGGACGATTCCAATGTTCCGAGCCTTCTCGCACTGCCGTACCTCGGTGCGGTCGATGCACGCGATGGTCTTTACCGCGCGACGCGGCAATTCGCGCTCAGCACGCACAATCCGTACTTTTTCCAAGGTGCGGCCGGCGAGGGCATCGGCGGGCCGCACGTGGGGCTCGACTACATTTGGCCCATGGCCATCATCATGCGTGGACTGACCAGCGACGACGAGGGCGAGATCAAGACGGCGCTGGATACGCTGGTCCGCACGGATGCAAGCACGGGCGTGATGCACGAGGCCTTCCACAAGGACAACGCGAACGACTTCACGCGCTCGTGGTTCGCCTGGGGCAATACGCTCTTTGGCGAATTCGTGTTGAAGATCGCCAAAGAGCGGCCCCACCTTCTATAG
- a CDS encoding branched-chain amino acid ABC transporter permease translates to MTDFLQYLVNGLTIGTFLALIALGYSMVYGVLRLINFAHGDVFMVGSFAGLAVLTGASSSAPATTALLIAGAVLAGSLVSGVLGVGIMRIAYAPLLRAPKISLLIGAIGVSFALEEAVKLLTHAGFRSYPHVLPQTMLLSGPVRISYSQVVLVLLALGLMFGLWAFITRTVRGTAMRALAMDSDAARLMGIDVERVVLTTFFIGSVLAGTAGVMYGLYYTQINFAVGFLVGLRAFTAAVLGGIGNMVGAAVAGILIGLVQSFAAGYVSSRWADVIIFGVLIGALVLRPHGLFGERVAERV, encoded by the coding sequence GTGACCGACTTTCTGCAGTACCTCGTCAACGGGCTCACCATCGGGACCTTCTTGGCGCTCATCGCCTTGGGGTACTCGATGGTGTACGGCGTGCTCCGGCTGATCAACTTCGCCCACGGCGACGTCTTCATGGTCGGCTCCTTTGCAGGCCTGGCCGTGCTGACCGGCGCCTCCTCCTCCGCGCCCGCCACGACCGCGTTGCTCATTGCCGGCGCCGTGCTCGCGGGATCGCTCGTGTCGGGCGTCCTCGGTGTGGGCATCATGCGCATCGCCTACGCGCCACTATTGCGCGCGCCGAAGATCTCGCTCCTCATCGGCGCCATCGGCGTCTCCTTCGCACTCGAAGAAGCGGTGAAGCTCCTGACGCACGCGGGCTTTCGCTCCTACCCGCACGTGCTCCCGCAGACGATGCTCCTCTCCGGGCCGGTTCGTATCAGCTACAGCCAGGTGGTTCTCGTCCTGCTGGCCCTCGGCCTCATGTTCGGCCTCTGGGCCTTCATCACCCGCACCGTGCGCGGCACCGCCATGCGCGCCCTGGCCATGGACTCCGACGCCGCGCGTCTCATGGGCATCGACGTCGAGCGCGTGGTGCTGACCACCTTCTTCATCGGCTCCGTCCTCGCGGGCACCGCGGGCGTGATGTACGGGCTTTACTACACGCAGATCAACTTCGCCGTCGGCTTCTTGGTCGGCCTGCGCGCCTTCACCGCCGCGGTGCTCGGCGGCATCGGCAACATGGTCGGCGCCGCCGTGGCGGGCATCCTCATCGGCCTCGTGCAGTCCTTTGCCGCGGGTTACGTCTCCTCGCGCTGGGCGGACGTCATCATCTTCGGGGTGCTCATCGGCGCTCTGGTGCTGCGGCCGCACGGCCTCTTCGGGGAACGCGTGGCGGAGCGCGTGTAG